One region of Ahniella affigens genomic DNA includes:
- a CDS encoding serine/threonine-protein kinase has product METLVTEAVQIPGYRIERPLGVGGMASVYLAVQESLDREVALKVMAPSLSTNQEFTERFLKEGRLTAKLAHPNLVTVYDIGQHNSLYYLAAEYIPGGTLRDRMNRGMTLSEIIDVMRDVAMGLTYAHEKGVVHRDVKPGNVLFRANGTAVLADFGIAKAMNSNTMSTQAGNSIGTPHYMSPEQARADKVDGRSDLYSLGAMMYEMLVGAPPYESSDPFTIALMHVTHPLPILPQQFTWLQPILNRLMAKLPADRFATGDEFVVGLDKLMAIAPEAQAIRDAQQTRKRSVPRPQPMVQLDPMTLAQAAMADGTANTESMRAARAQSTSGGNKGIWIAAGVGLLIVLMGVGYGMLKPKPGPEVPVTGQNPPVLIPPATNPPTTNPPVTPETDPQTQVQVYDGDVQTLITRANQYVRDGILADSPQFGMNLSYPAGDNATEIYQYVLSQDPDNAEALAGLDRIADFWEARAQRVLKIGSLEGCRTLAENGLMADPNRESLKKLAQETCVTR; this is encoded by the coding sequence ATGGAAACCCTCGTCACTGAAGCCGTGCAAATTCCGGGATACCGCATCGAGAGGCCGCTCGGCGTCGGAGGCATGGCGTCTGTTTATCTGGCGGTACAGGAGTCATTGGACCGGGAAGTCGCCCTGAAGGTCATGGCGCCGTCCTTGTCGACCAACCAGGAGTTCACCGAACGCTTTCTGAAAGAAGGTCGCCTGACTGCCAAGCTGGCCCACCCGAATCTGGTGACGGTGTACGACATTGGTCAGCACAACAGCTTGTACTACCTGGCAGCCGAGTACATTCCGGGCGGCACGCTGCGCGATCGCATGAATCGTGGCATGACCTTGTCCGAGATCATCGATGTGATGCGCGATGTCGCCATGGGGCTTACCTACGCCCACGAAAAGGGCGTTGTCCATCGCGACGTCAAGCCCGGCAACGTGTTGTTCCGTGCCAATGGCACCGCCGTGTTGGCCGATTTCGGCATCGCCAAGGCGATGAATTCGAACACGATGTCGACCCAGGCGGGCAACTCCATCGGGACCCCGCACTATATGAGCCCGGAGCAAGCGCGCGCCGACAAGGTCGATGGCCGCTCTGACCTCTACAGTCTGGGCGCAATGATGTACGAGATGCTCGTGGGCGCGCCGCCTTATGAGTCCAGCGATCCGTTCACGATCGCTCTGATGCATGTCACGCACCCGCTGCCAATCTTGCCGCAGCAGTTCACCTGGCTGCAGCCGATCCTAAATCGGTTGATGGCCAAGCTGCCGGCCGACCGCTTTGCAACCGGCGACGAGTTCGTGGTCGGCCTGGACAAGCTGATGGCAATCGCCCCCGAGGCGCAGGCTATCCGCGACGCGCAGCAAACTCGCAAGCGCAGCGTGCCACGCCCGCAGCCGATGGTGCAGCTCGACCCGATGACGCTCGCCCAGGCAGCAATGGCGGATGGCACGGCCAACACGGAATCGATGCGGGCCGCCCGCGCGCAGTCGACGAGCGGCGGCAACAAGGGAATCTGGATCGCCGCCGGTGTCGGTCTGTTGATCGTGCTGATGGGTGTTGGCTACGGCATGCTGAAGCCGAAGCCCGGCCCAGAAGTGCCGGTGACCGGGCAGAACCCGCCGGTGCTGATCCCGCCCGCGACGAATCCGCCGACGACCAATCCACCGGTGACGCCAGAGACCGACCCGCAAACCCAGGTCCAGGTTTATGATGGCGACGTGCAGACCTTGATCACGCGCGCGAACCAGTACGTGCGCGATGGAATTCTGGCTGACAGCCCGCAGTTCGGTATGAATCTGAGCTATCCGGCTGGCGATAACGCCACCGAGATTTACCAGTATGTGCTGAGCCAAGACCCAGACAATGCCGAGGCCCTCGCCGGGCTTGATCGAATTGCTGACTTCTGGGAGGCCCGCGCGCAGCGCGTCCTCAAGATCGGTAGTCTCGAAGGCTGCCGCACACTTGCCGAAAATGGCCTGATGGCCGACCCGAATCGGGAAAGCCTCAAGAAACTCGCGCAGGAAACCTGCGTGACGCGCTGA
- a CDS encoding MFS transporter gives MLRTLESALADGVKKRELWAWAMYDFANSAYTTVVITAIYNAYFVAEIAGRASYATLAWTLALSCSYALIMLSAPALGRYADRARAKKRLLAIMTVACLLGTIGLTLAAPGQVVLALVLIVISNYAFGSGENLCAAFLPELAKPEAIGRVSGFGWSLGYLGGLFSLGLCLVFVGWAQSAGWAASAFVPVCLLITAACFGFGALPTFLLLKERGLRAEARANNESSWQSLQRSLAKLKQLPELRALLISIVASQAGIQTVIALAAVFAQEALGFKAQQTIMMLFVVNITAAIGAFAFGMLQDRVGHRRMLSVALMLWIVAIGVLAQSTSQTGFWIAANLAGLALGAAQSAGRALVGVLSPYAARAEFYALWGLAVKLGSIIGPVCYGLTEFLSGNNHRLAMWVTALFFVAGLLLLIPVRVAAGRERVAAVG, from the coding sequence ATGCTGCGAACGCTCGAATCTGCTCTGGCCGATGGCGTGAAAAAGCGCGAGCTCTGGGCTTGGGCGATGTACGACTTCGCGAATTCGGCCTACACCACGGTCGTGATCACGGCCATCTACAACGCTTACTTCGTCGCCGAGATCGCCGGTCGCGCCAGTTACGCCACATTGGCCTGGACGCTCGCGTTGTCGTGCTCGTATGCCCTGATCATGCTCAGTGCGCCAGCGCTCGGCCGCTACGCTGATCGAGCGCGCGCCAAAAAGCGGCTGCTCGCCATCATGACGGTCGCTTGTCTGCTGGGCACGATTGGCTTGACGCTGGCCGCTCCTGGGCAAGTCGTGCTGGCCCTCGTGCTGATCGTGATTTCGAACTATGCATTTGGTAGCGGCGAGAACCTATGCGCGGCCTTTCTGCCGGAACTGGCCAAGCCTGAGGCGATCGGCCGCGTATCGGGTTTTGGCTGGAGCCTCGGCTATCTGGGCGGACTGTTCTCGCTGGGCCTGTGTCTGGTGTTTGTGGGCTGGGCGCAGTCGGCCGGGTGGGCAGCCTCGGCATTCGTCCCCGTCTGTCTTTTGATCACTGCAGCGTGTTTTGGTTTTGGCGCGTTGCCGACCTTTTTGCTGCTCAAAGAGCGTGGCCTGCGTGCAGAGGCGCGCGCCAACAACGAATCATCCTGGCAGTCGCTACAGCGCTCACTGGCGAAGCTCAAGCAATTGCCCGAGCTCCGTGCGCTGCTGATATCGATTGTCGCATCGCAAGCCGGCATCCAGACTGTGATCGCGCTGGCGGCGGTGTTCGCGCAGGAAGCCCTGGGTTTCAAAGCCCAACAAACCATCATGATGTTGTTCGTCGTCAACATTACGGCCGCGATCGGTGCTTTTGCGTTCGGGATGCTGCAAGACCGGGTTGGGCATCGGCGCATGCTGAGCGTGGCTTTGATGTTGTGGATCGTGGCGATCGGGGTCTTGGCGCAATCCACGTCGCAAACGGGATTCTGGATTGCCGCCAATCTGGCCGGACTCGCGCTCGGCGCGGCGCAATCAGCCGGACGGGCACTAGTGGGCGTACTGAGTCCCTATGCGGCCCGCGCCGAGTTCTATGCACTATGGGGCCTCGCGGTAAAGCTTGGGTCGATCATCGGGCCCGTCTGCTATGGCCTGACCGAGTTCCTCAGCGGCAACAACCACCGCTTGGCGATGTGGGTCACGGCGCTGTTCTTTGTGGCCGGTTTGCTGTTGCTTATCCCCGTACGGGTGGCAGCAGGTCGTGAACGGGTCGCGGCCGTTGGTTGA
- a CDS encoding MarR family winged helix-turn-helix transcriptional regulator — MVRVASEAREDHDKHAVLDLEHFLPYRLSVLSNRISQDIAALYEQRFGIGITEWRIIAVLGRFPGLSANEVAERTAMDKVAVSRAVRTLVDKALLHQAFNDQDRRRSELGLSKKGFRIFDEIVPLALAYERDLLADLTNAEQQQLMGLLERISASERALGQN; from the coding sequence ATTGTTCGAGTCGCCTCTGAGGCGCGTGAAGACCATGACAAGCACGCCGTGCTTGATCTGGAGCACTTTCTGCCCTATCGGTTGTCAGTGCTCTCCAACCGGATCAGTCAGGACATCGCCGCGCTTTATGAACAGCGCTTTGGGATTGGCATTACCGAATGGCGGATCATTGCAGTGCTGGGGCGATTCCCGGGACTCAGCGCCAACGAAGTGGCCGAGCGCACGGCGATGGACAAAGTGGCCGTGAGTCGGGCTGTGCGCACGCTGGTCGACAAGGCGCTGCTGCACCAAGCGTTCAACGATCAAGATCGGCGCCGCTCTGAGCTTGGTTTGTCGAAGAAAGGATTTCGGATTTTTGATGAGATCGTGCCGCTCGCGCTCGCGTACGAACGTGATTTGCTGGCCGATCTGACCAATGCGGAGCAGCAGCAGCTGATGGGCTTGTTGGAGCGCATCAGCGCGTCGGAGCGCGCGCTCGGTCAGAATTGA
- the hppD gene encoding 4-hydroxyphenylpyruvate dioxygenase, with translation MNAATNLGMQVTTFENPMGIDGFEFVEYAAPDGQLLHDFFKRMGFTAVMKHKTRAITVYRQGGVNFLVNEDPDSFAADFARQHGPCAAGFAIRFAKPVDDVFSKVVSNGGEAISNKPASRVIDVPVVKGIGDCMLYLVPNQGDVYAEAFEPIPGVDQHPKGFGLTFIDHLTHNLYFGNMQKWSDYYEKLFNFREIRYFDIKGAKTGLKSKAMTAPDGIVRIPLNESSDPKSQINEYLDQYKGEGIQHIACFTDNIYDTVEAMRTQNVEFLNTPDTYFEVVDERIPNHGEDVARLAKNKILIDADMETKKRLLLQIFTQNAIGPIFFEIIQRKGNEGFGEGNFQALFESIERDQMRRGVL, from the coding sequence ATGAACGCAGCAACCAATCTCGGTATGCAGGTCACCACGTTTGAAAACCCGATGGGCATCGACGGCTTCGAATTCGTCGAATACGCCGCGCCGGATGGCCAATTGCTGCATGACTTCTTCAAGCGCATGGGCTTTACCGCCGTCATGAAGCACAAGACCCGTGCGATCACCGTGTATCGCCAGGGTGGCGTCAATTTCCTGGTCAACGAAGACCCGGACTCCTTTGCCGCCGACTTCGCGCGCCAACACGGCCCTTGCGCCGCCGGGTTTGCGATCCGCTTCGCCAAGCCGGTGGACGACGTGTTCAGTAAGGTCGTGAGCAACGGTGGCGAAGCCATCAGCAACAAGCCAGCGTCCCGCGTGATCGACGTGCCCGTGGTCAAAGGCATCGGCGACTGCATGCTGTATCTCGTGCCGAACCAGGGCGACGTCTACGCTGAGGCATTCGAACCGATTCCGGGCGTCGATCAGCATCCAAAAGGCTTCGGTCTGACCTTTATCGACCATCTGACGCACAACCTGTACTTCGGCAATATGCAGAAGTGGTCGGACTACTACGAAAAGCTGTTCAACTTCCGCGAGATTCGATACTTCGACATCAAGGGCGCCAAGACCGGCCTGAAGTCCAAAGCCATGACCGCGCCGGACGGCATCGTCCGCATTCCGCTGAACGAATCGTCCGATCCAAAATCGCAGATCAACGAGTATCTCGATCAATACAAGGGCGAAGGCATTCAGCACATTGCCTGCTTCACCGACAACATCTACGACACGGTCGAGGCGATGCGTACCCAGAACGTAGAGTTCTTGAACACGCCAGACACCTATTTCGAAGTGGTGGATGAGCGCATTCCGAACCATGGTGAAGATGTGGCGCGCCTCGCCAAGAACAAGATCCTGATCGATGCCGACATGGAAACCAAGAAGCGCCTCCTGCTGCAGATCTTCACGCAGAATGCGATTGGCCCGATCTTCTTCGAGATCATTCAGCGCAAAGGCAACGAAGGCTTCGGCGAAGGCAACTTCCAGGCCCTGTTCGAGTCGATCGAGCGTGATCAGATGCGACGCGGCGTGCTCTGA
- the hmgA gene encoding homogentisate 1,2-dioxygenase encodes MSNIAYQTGFANEFATEALPGTLPVGRNSPQKVAHGLYAEQISGTAFTAPRHANRRTWFYRIRPAVLHTPFQHVSSGSFHNRFDEQPATPNQLRWGARPIPEAPTDFVAGLFTMAGNGHPSAGTGIGIHRYAANQSMQRFFYNSDAEMLIVPESGRLRLATECGLLEIEPQEIAVIPRGIRFRVELLDGQARGYVCENFGAMLRLPDLGPIGSNGLANPRDFKAPVAWYEDVEGDFELLNKFNGELWSGRIKHSPLDVVGWHGNFAPYKYDLRHFNTIGSISFDHPDPSIFLVLSSPSDTPGVGNMDFVIFPPRWLVQQDTFRPPWFHRNIASEFMGLITGVYDAKADGFVPGGASLHNCMSGHGPDHATFEKASNADLSKPDVIENTMAFMFESRALLRPTAQALGAPDLQPDYWQCWQGLQKHFRHP; translated from the coding sequence ATGAGCAATATTGCCTACCAAACCGGATTCGCGAACGAGTTCGCGACCGAAGCCCTGCCGGGCACCCTGCCGGTTGGCCGAAACTCGCCGCAGAAAGTCGCACACGGCCTATACGCAGAGCAGATCTCCGGCACCGCGTTCACGGCGCCTCGGCACGCCAATCGCCGCACCTGGTTCTACCGCATCCGCCCGGCCGTGTTGCACACGCCGTTCCAGCATGTCAGCAGCGGAAGTTTCCACAATCGCTTCGACGAACAACCCGCGACGCCGAATCAACTGCGTTGGGGTGCACGACCGATTCCTGAAGCGCCGACTGACTTTGTCGCCGGACTGTTTACGATGGCCGGCAACGGCCATCCGTCGGCTGGCACGGGCATTGGCATTCATCGCTACGCGGCGAATCAGTCGATGCAGCGCTTCTTCTACAACTCCGATGCCGAAATGCTGATCGTGCCGGAGTCCGGTCGACTGCGTCTCGCCACCGAATGCGGTCTGTTGGAAATCGAACCGCAAGAAATCGCCGTGATCCCTCGCGGCATCCGCTTCCGGGTCGAATTGCTGGATGGCCAAGCTCGTGGCTACGTCTGCGAGAACTTCGGTGCGATGCTGCGGCTGCCCGATCTGGGCCCAATTGGCTCGAATGGCCTCGCGAACCCACGCGATTTCAAGGCGCCGGTTGCTTGGTATGAGGACGTCGAAGGCGACTTCGAGCTGCTGAACAAGTTCAACGGTGAACTGTGGTCCGGCCGGATCAAGCACTCGCCGCTCGATGTGGTCGGTTGGCACGGTAACTTTGCGCCCTACAAGTACGATCTCCGCCACTTCAATACCATCGGCTCGATCAGCTTTGATCATCCAGACCCAAGCATCTTCCTGGTCCTGAGTTCGCCGAGCGACACGCCGGGCGTCGGCAATATGGATTTCGTGATCTTCCCGCCGCGCTGGCTGGTGCAGCAGGATACGTTCCGGCCACCTTGGTTTCATCGCAATATCGCCAGCGAGTTCATGGGGCTGATCACCGGCGTCTATGATGCCAAGGCCGACGGATTCGTCCCTGGCGGCGCCAGCCTGCACAATTGCATGAGTGGTCACGGCCCGGATCACGCAACGTTCGAGAAGGCGTCGAATGCCGACCTGAGCAAGCCGGATGTGATTGAGAACACCATGGCCTTCATGTTCGAGTCGCGTGCGCTGCTCCGCCCCACTGCGCAGGCGTTAGGCGCCCCCGACCTGCAGCCGGATTATTGGCAATGTTGGCAGGGCTTGCAAAAGCATTTCCGCCATCCGTGA
- a CDS encoding fumarylacetoacetate hydrolase family protein — protein sequence MKLASLKAGGRDGTLIVVSRDLTRAVRATGIARTLQAALEDWSNLAPRLNALSEDLNAGAKAFSNGESVFDLDAHALAAPLPRAYEFVDGSAYLPHVERVRKARGADVPASFYVDPLMYQAVSAGFYGPRDPVLVPSETYGIDLEAEVIVVTDDVPMSVSAENAAHHIQLIGLVNDVSLRNLIPDELAKGFGFLQSKPRSCLSPVLVTPDELGDCWQDCKVHLPLLTHINDAWFGAPEAGVDMQFNFAQLIAHAAKTRPLSAGTIVGSGTVANQDTSLGASCFAEIRTIETLRDGKPSTPFMKYGDKVRIEMTFRDGTDIFGAIEQMITAPPT from the coding sequence ATGAAACTTGCCTCACTGAAAGCCGGTGGCCGCGATGGCACCTTGATTGTCGTTAGTCGCGACCTGACCCGCGCCGTCCGCGCGACCGGCATTGCGCGCACTCTGCAAGCTGCGCTGGAAGACTGGTCCAATTTGGCGCCGCGCCTCAACGCGCTTTCCGAAGACTTGAACGCCGGGGCCAAAGCATTCAGCAATGGCGAGAGCGTATTCGATCTCGACGCGCATGCCCTCGCCGCTCCCCTGCCGCGCGCCTACGAGTTTGTCGATGGCAGCGCGTACCTGCCGCACGTGGAGCGCGTTCGCAAAGCGCGCGGTGCCGACGTGCCAGCGAGCTTCTATGTCGACCCGCTGATGTATCAGGCGGTCAGTGCTGGCTTCTATGGCCCGCGCGACCCGGTGCTCGTGCCGAGTGAGACCTATGGCATCGATCTGGAAGCCGAGGTCATCGTCGTGACCGACGACGTGCCGATGAGTGTGAGCGCCGAGAACGCGGCGCACCACATCCAACTGATCGGCCTCGTCAACGACGTGTCGCTCAGAAATTTGATCCCGGACGAACTCGCCAAGGGGTTTGGCTTTCTGCAATCCAAACCGCGCTCATGTCTGAGCCCGGTGCTTGTGACGCCCGACGAACTCGGCGATTGCTGGCAAGATTGCAAGGTCCATCTGCCGCTGCTCACCCACATCAATGATGCTTGGTTCGGTGCACCGGAGGCGGGCGTCGACATGCAGTTCAACTTCGCGCAGCTAATCGCGCACGCGGCCAAGACGCGCCCGTTGAGCGCCGGCACGATCGTCGGCTCAGGTACGGTCGCCAATCAGGACACGTCGCTTGGCGCATCCTGCTTTGCCGAAATCCGTACCATCGAAACGCTTCGCGATGGCAAGCCGAGCACACCCTTCATGAAATACGGCGACAAAGTCCGGATCGAAATGACGTTCCGTGATGGTACGGACATCTTCGGTGCGATCGAACAGATGATCACCGCCCCGCCAACATGA
- a CDS encoding DUF4440 domain-containing protein yields the protein MTDATRASQSEIDALIAAFYQLFDNRHGVARGLLSATDLMTADVSIRRRLAGGWELMDLPQFLTPRIELLRTRLNDFHEWETSAETLILGDQAVRTSRYAKTGLLDGAPYGGSGSKCFMLIRLAAGWRIAGVTWIDD from the coding sequence ATGACCGACGCGACGCGCGCATCGCAATCCGAGATCGATGCGCTGATTGCGGCCTTCTATCAGCTCTTCGATAACCGACATGGCGTTGCCAGAGGACTCCTGAGCGCGACCGACTTGATGACCGCAGACGTCAGCATTCGCCGGCGTCTGGCAGGCGGCTGGGAGCTGATGGATCTACCGCAGTTCCTAACGCCGCGCATCGAATTGCTGCGCACCCGGCTAAACGATTTCCACGAGTGGGAAACAAGCGCTGAGACGCTCATCCTGGGTGATCAGGCCGTTCGAACGAGCCGCTACGCGAAGACAGGTCTGCTCGATGGGGCGCCTTACGGCGGTTCGGGCAGCAAGTGCTTCATGCTGATTCGGCTGGCCGCCGGCTGGCGGATTGCCGGCGTGACTTGGATCGACGACTGA
- the maiA gene encoding maleylacetoacetate isomerase yields MSDIKLYSYWRSSAAFRVRIALHLKHLRFETIPVNLISQDGGQQHSADYQHVNPQELVPTLIDGGRVIRQSLAIIEYLDESYDGARLLPSTARERARARGLAQLIACDIHPLNNLRVLQYLEHEDNMPQIERERWVQHWIKLGFKAYEDMLVSNPSTGDYSEGDIPSIADCCLVPQVFNAQRFGVDMKAYPEIMRVTANCLKLPEFDAARPERQPDAPKT; encoded by the coding sequence ATGAGTGACATCAAGCTCTACAGTTATTGGCGCTCAAGCGCTGCGTTTCGCGTACGCATCGCACTGCACCTGAAGCATCTTCGCTTTGAGACCATTCCGGTCAATCTGATCAGCCAGGACGGCGGCCAGCAACACAGCGCCGACTATCAGCACGTCAATCCCCAGGAACTGGTGCCTACCTTGATTGATGGCGGGCGCGTGATCCGGCAGTCGCTTGCAATCATCGAATACCTTGACGAGAGTTATGACGGCGCGCGTTTGCTGCCTTCTACCGCGCGCGAACGTGCCCGTGCCCGAGGCCTTGCGCAACTGATCGCATGTGATATTCATCCGCTAAACAATCTGCGCGTGTTGCAGTATCTGGAGCACGAGGACAACATGCCGCAGATCGAACGCGAGCGCTGGGTGCAGCACTGGATCAAGCTGGGCTTCAAGGCCTATGAAGACATGCTGGTCAGCAATCCGTCCACAGGCGACTATAGCGAAGGCGACATTCCGTCGATCGCCGATTGTTGTCTGGTGCCGCAAGTGTTCAATGCCCAGCGCTTTGGGGTCGACATGAAAGCCTATCCCGAGATCATGCGCGTTACGGCGAATTGCCTGAAGTTGCCGGAGTTCGACGCGGCGCGGCCCGAACGCCAGCCGGATGCTCCCAAGACCTGA
- a CDS encoding sulfite exporter TauE/SafE family protein, with protein sequence MSETVLLLAGLAGMAAGFLDSIVGGGGLIMTPAMLNLFPELSILQIIATQRTSSIFGTSVAAWNYLKHVSVPKSALIGASVAALLLSIGGVLLAKRVDAEALKWLVLAMCVALGIYTAFKKSLGETDTSGTDTRRITDRAILIGGVCGFYNGLIGPGTGTLLVFGFVALVGFNFLRASALAKVSNVAADIASWTVLALSGFVLWKIAAVLIVGNVIGSYLGSRLAILKGSHFIRLMFLGIVVLLVGKLLWDLSQQ encoded by the coding sequence ATGTCGGAAACAGTTTTGTTGCTTGCCGGATTGGCCGGAATGGCCGCGGGATTTCTGGACAGTATCGTCGGTGGTGGTGGTCTGATCATGACGCCCGCGATGCTGAATTTGTTTCCAGAACTCAGCATTCTGCAGATCATCGCAACCCAGCGCACAAGTTCCATCTTCGGCACCAGTGTCGCCGCGTGGAATTACCTGAAGCATGTCTCGGTGCCCAAATCGGCCTTGATCGGCGCATCGGTTGCAGCGCTATTACTGTCGATCGGCGGCGTCCTACTGGCCAAACGCGTAGACGCCGAAGCCCTGAAGTGGCTCGTGCTGGCGATGTGTGTGGCACTCGGCATCTACACCGCGTTCAAGAAGAGTCTCGGGGAAACTGACACCAGCGGCACCGATACACGCCGGATCACCGATCGCGCGATTTTGATCGGCGGCGTCTGTGGCTTCTACAACGGGCTGATTGGCCCCGGCACCGGCACGTTGTTGGTGTTCGGCTTTGTCGCGCTGGTTGGCTTCAATTTTCTGCGCGCGTCGGCGCTGGCCAAGGTCAGCAATGTGGCGGCCGATATCGCGAGTTGGACCGTGCTCGCCCTTTCTGGCTTCGTGCTCTGGAAGATTGCTGCCGTCCTGATTGTCGGCAATGTGATCGGCAGCTATCTCGGTAGCCGCCTCGCCATTCTCAAGGGCAGCCACTTTATTCGCCTGATGTTTCTCGGCATCGTCGTGTTGCTAGTGGGCAAATTGCTCTGGGATCTCAGCCAGCAGTAA
- a CDS encoding AAA family ATPase yields the protein MYVTRVHIKNWRNFRDADVSLRERTYLLGANASGKSNFLDVFRFLRDICKPQGGGLQKAIADRGGIPKLRCLHARRDPEVLVEVDALEPGELEEVKWNYKLGFKPEGKGAQRTLISTEMVTRNGEVLLDRPSPEDHSDALRLTQTALEQIQSNEQFRPLVEFFAGVTYLHLVPQLLKYGDKIGGQRLEDDPFGQGFLERVARTASRVRESRLKKIETALRLAVPQFKALRFAKDEATGRPHLEAQYSHHRPNAGWQREDHFSDGTLRLLALTWIILDGDSMILLEEPELSLNNSIVKEVPGLLSALEKMKRRKSQILISTHSEPLLSNPGIDSNGVLLLEPSSEGTKIREMSDSERDAYTSGFSVSEIMLPKTNPVSVTELGTLQ from the coding sequence ATGTACGTGACCCGTGTTCACATTAAGAACTGGCGGAACTTTCGTGATGCGGATGTTTCATTGCGCGAGCGAACCTACTTGCTGGGCGCCAATGCATCAGGGAAATCCAACTTCTTGGATGTATTTCGATTCTTGCGCGATATATGTAAGCCTCAAGGTGGCGGACTGCAGAAGGCTATCGCCGATCGGGGCGGAATTCCCAAGCTTAGATGCCTTCATGCAAGAAGAGATCCTGAAGTTCTGGTCGAGGTGGATGCGCTCGAACCCGGCGAGTTAGAAGAAGTCAAATGGAACTACAAACTCGGGTTTAAGCCAGAAGGCAAGGGTGCGCAACGCACATTGATTTCGACCGAGATGGTCACGCGCAACGGCGAAGTCTTGTTAGATCGCCCCAGTCCTGAGGACCATTCGGATGCATTGAGGCTCACTCAGACGGCACTGGAGCAGATTCAGTCGAATGAGCAATTTCGCCCTCTGGTCGAGTTTTTCGCGGGCGTCACATACCTCCATCTTGTCCCGCAATTGCTCAAGTATGGTGACAAAATAGGTGGTCAACGGCTCGAAGACGATCCCTTCGGACAGGGATTCCTTGAGAGAGTAGCGCGGACAGCGTCGCGAGTCAGAGAATCCAGGTTAAAGAAGATCGAAACCGCGCTAAGGCTTGCAGTTCCTCAATTCAAGGCGCTTCGGTTCGCGAAAGATGAGGCGACAGGTCGGCCGCACCTCGAGGCCCAATATTCCCATCATCGTCCAAACGCCGGGTGGCAAAGGGAAGACCATTTCTCGGACGGTACACTTAGGCTATTGGCACTAACGTGGATCATTTTGGACGGTGACTCCATGATCCTGCTTGAGGAACCCGAATTGTCGCTAAACAACTCGATTGTGAAGGAAGTTCCCGGGCTGCTGAGTGCACTGGAGAAGATGAAGCGAAGAAAGTCGCAAATCCTGATTAGCACTCATAGTGAACCGCTATTGTCGAATCCGGGAATAGACAGCAATGGTGTGCTCCTGCTGGAGCCAAGCTCTGAAGGCACGAAAATCCGCGAAATGAGCGATAGTGAGCGGGACGCTTACACTAGTGGATTTTCAGTCTCAGAGATTATGCTCCCTAAGACGAATCCTGTGAGTGTGACCGAGTTGGGCACCCTTCAATGA